Proteins encoded in a region of the Gammaproteobacteria bacterium genome:
- a CDS encoding ATPase, T2SS/T4P/T4SS family, with protein MRIDTVMKVVKVDSSPQEQSPAVRTRLDLQPPPFAELMDGPDYTNCLIAVEIHRNQRIKGKLCRFDADAEMLEILETSKSKPTSLAFSDIKFIRFEKPYQVTIEQDDQAETEGKLPVDNEARDFQVFFKDRLEITGKTYGSRVDKNGIHFYEQQKKGRKWRYCTHLFVSKAAVENYIIGEQIGGMLVRSNAISQDDLENVLSEQQERRSKLLGEYLIGNHIVDGEDLEKVLARQKSMPNVKLGELLISEELITENQLNEALRVQKQKRKSSLGEILVEKELIDREEIQHCLANKLGIPFVNLRHFNIMPEAVKLVSADTAFSHEAMPLYVYANKLVVALEDPTDWQVIEALRVGSNKQIEPVMASRSDINWAVNFHYTSDDLAASSTSANHSEPDYDSNLFSAFELAEVTNQSVLRLVNRIIEDAHRKKVADIHIEPDAENQKVVVRFRKDGELSVYYRFPWKFGAAFASRLKTMAQLNITERKRPQVGKVDFRKFADIDLDLRVSTLPTSGSDEDLVISLLGKSRCMPVNAIGFAAHELDRVLDTISVRQGLFLITGPAGAGKTSTMHSLISYLNHPGRKICTIEGPIAIRQQGLRQIEINDGSGMGPGAALNAALNAHPDVIMVEDLRDEEAARVAVKAALSGHLVLAGLSAETATDALQRLMDLGINRLDLADSLLGIASQKLVRTLCISCKTPYRVENKELLFLAGQYCQEITRSGGAATSKESISRVVRDWEQRLRPRDGFILYKATGCKDCLDTGYRGHTAAHQVLRMSPEIRRLIVNKVSMEQIREKSMLLSMRSLKQDGLEKVLQGYTDYSQVRVL; from the coding sequence ATGCGTATAGATACTGTCATGAAAGTGGTTAAAGTTGACTCCTCGCCGCAGGAGCAATCACCAGCCGTAAGGACCCGCCTCGATCTGCAGCCGCCGCCATTTGCAGAACTGATGGATGGTCCGGACTACACCAATTGCCTGATTGCCGTCGAGATTCACCGCAACCAGCGCATCAAAGGCAAGCTTTGCCGCTTCGATGCGGATGCGGAGATGCTGGAAATTCTCGAGACAAGTAAAAGTAAGCCTACCAGTCTCGCATTCAGCGACATCAAATTCATACGGTTCGAAAAGCCCTATCAGGTAACTATCGAACAGGATGATCAGGCTGAGACTGAAGGAAAACTCCCTGTCGACAACGAAGCAAGGGATTTCCAGGTTTTCTTCAAGGACCGTCTTGAGATTACCGGCAAGACTTACGGTTCTCGCGTAGACAAGAACGGCATTCACTTTTACGAGCAGCAGAAGAAAGGGCGTAAATGGCGCTACTGTACCCATCTGTTCGTTTCCAAGGCAGCGGTGGAAAACTACATCATTGGTGAGCAGATTGGTGGCATGCTGGTTCGGAGTAATGCCATCAGCCAGGATGATCTGGAGAACGTCTTAAGTGAACAGCAGGAGCGGCGCTCCAAACTCCTTGGTGAATACCTGATTGGCAACCACATTGTCGACGGGGAGGATCTTGAGAAGGTTCTTGCCCGCCAGAAGAGCATGCCCAACGTCAAGCTGGGGGAACTGCTTATCAGCGAGGAGTTGATTACCGAGAATCAGCTGAACGAGGCACTGCGGGTTCAGAAACAGAAGCGCAAGAGCTCGCTGGGTGAAATTCTGGTTGAAAAAGAGCTGATCGATCGGGAAGAAATCCAGCATTGCCTGGCAAACAAGTTGGGCATTCCCTTTGTCAATCTCCGGCATTTCAATATTATGCCGGAGGCAGTAAAGCTGGTCAGCGCCGACACGGCTTTTTCACACGAAGCCATGCCACTGTACGTGTACGCGAACAAGCTGGTAGTTGCCTTGGAAGACCCCACCGACTGGCAGGTAATCGAAGCTCTGCGGGTTGGTTCCAACAAGCAGATCGAGCCAGTCATGGCTTCCCGGAGCGATATTAACTGGGCGGTCAACTTCCATTATACGTCTGACGATCTGGCCGCCAGCTCCACTTCTGCAAATCACTCTGAACCTGACTATGACTCAAATCTGTTCTCGGCTTTCGAATTAGCCGAGGTCACCAATCAGTCGGTGCTCCGCCTGGTGAACAGGATCATCGAAGACGCTCACCGGAAGAAAGTTGCCGACATCCATATAGAACCCGATGCCGAGAATCAGAAAGTCGTCGTCCGGTTCCGGAAAGACGGCGAGTTATCCGTGTACTACCGTTTCCCCTGGAAATTCGGAGCGGCTTTTGCCTCGCGGCTGAAAACCATGGCGCAGCTGAATATTACAGAGCGAAAACGGCCTCAGGTCGGCAAGGTCGATTTCCGGAAATTTGCGGACATCGATCTGGATCTGCGGGTATCGACGCTGCCGACTTCCGGGAGCGACGAGGACCTGGTTATTTCCCTGCTTGGAAAAAGTCGCTGTATGCCAGTCAATGCCATCGGTTTCGCCGCTCACGAACTTGACCGTGTGCTGGACACGATTTCTGTCAGGCAGGGACTGTTCCTGATCACCGGCCCCGCTGGCGCCGGCAAGACATCCACCATGCACTCTTTGATCAGTTACCTCAATCATCCGGGCCGCAAGATCTGTACGATAGAAGGCCCTATTGCCATCAGGCAGCAGGGCCTAAGGCAGATTGAGATTAACGATGGCAGTGGTATGGGGCCCGGCGCAGCGCTGAATGCGGCGCTGAATGCCCATCCGGATGTCATCATGGTTGAAGATCTGCGTGATGAGGAGGCCGCCCGGGTGGCGGTGAAGGCAGCGCTGTCCGGCCACCTGGTGCTGGCCGGATTGTCCGCTGAAACAGCGACGGACGCTCTGCAGCGGCTGATGGATCTTGGCATCAACCGCCTGGACCTGGCGGATTCGTTACTGGGTATTGCGTCCCAGAAACTGGTGAGAACCCTGTGCATCTCCTGCAAGACCCCGTATCGGGTAGAAAACAAGGAGCTGCTGTTCCTGGCAGGCCAGTATTGCCAGGAGATCACCCGCAGTGGGGGTGCGGCCACCAGTAAAGAGTCTATCAGCCGGGTGGTTCGGGATTGGGAGCAGCGGTTACGCCCGAGGGACGGCTTCATCCTCTACAAGGCGACGGGTTGCAAGGACTGTCTGGATACCGGGTATCGTGGTCATACCGCTGCCCACCAGGTGCTGAGAATGTCGCCGGAAATCAGGCGCCTGATTGTCAACAAGGTGTCAATGGAGCAGATCAGAGAGAAATCCATGCTGCTCTCCATGCGCAGTCTCAAACAGGACGGCCTTGAGAAGGTGTTACAGGGCTATACGGATTACTCCCAGGTACGCGTACTGTAA
- the rpmD gene encoding 50S ribosomal protein L30 codes for MAGKKVKVTLVRSPVGQMDRHRQCVRGLGLRKMHQSVEVEDTPAVRGMINKVRYLLAVEGE; via the coding sequence ATGGCCGGCAAGAAAGTGAAAGTAACATTAGTGCGCAGCCCGGTAGGGCAAATGGACCGTCATCGGCAGTGTGTCCGGGGTCTGGGCTTGCGAAAGATGCACCAGTCGGTTGAAGTGGAAGATACTCCGGCCGTGCGTGGAATGATTAACAAGGTGCGCTACCTGCTTGCCGTTGAAGGTGAGTAG
- the rplR gene encoding 50S ribosomal protein L18 produces MNVKKQARIRRARRGRAKISGLRANRLCVYRTPRHIYAQIIAPSGGEILASASTLDKSLRGGKTGNIEAATKIGELIAERAKAAGISKVAFDRSGYDYHGRVKALADAAREGGLDF; encoded by the coding sequence ATGAACGTAAAGAAACAGGCCCGTATTCGTCGCGCGCGTCGTGGCAGGGCAAAAATCAGTGGGCTGCGAGCCAATCGCCTGTGTGTTTACCGCACACCCCGCCATATTTATGCGCAGATTATTGCGCCCAGTGGTGGCGAAATTTTGGCCAGTGCTTCAACGTTGGATAAATCTCTGCGAGGAGGTAAAACCGGAAACATTGAAGCGGCAACCAAAATTGGTGAATTGATCGCTGAACGAGCCAAGGCTGCCGGTATCAGCAAGGTCGCATTTGACCGCAGTGGTTACGATTACCACGGTCGGGTAAAGGCACTTGCGGATGCGGCACGAGAAGGCGGTCTGGACTTCTAA
- the rpsK gene encoding 30S ribosomal protein S11, whose amino-acid sequence MANPGNKGTKKKARKAVIDGIAFIHASFNNTIITITDRQGNALSWATAGGSGFRGSRKSTPFAAQVAAEKAGKQAIELYGLKHLDVKVNGPGPGRESAVRALNACGLKVSNITDVTPIPHNGCRPPKKRRV is encoded by the coding sequence ATGGCGAATCCAGGCAACAAGGGAACCAAGAAGAAGGCGCGTAAGGCAGTCATCGACGGCATTGCGTTTATTCATGCTTCTTTTAACAATACGATTATTACTATCACCGACCGGCAAGGTAATGCACTTAGCTGGGCTACTGCCGGCGGTTCCGGTTTCCGTGGTTCCAGAAAGAGCACTCCATTCGCTGCCCAGGTAGCGGCTGAGAAAGCAGGCAAGCAGGCGATCGAACTGTACGGTCTCAAGCACCTGGATGTGAAGGTTAACGGGCCAGGCCCGGGCCGTGAGTCTGCAGTACGGGCGTTAAACGCCTGTGGACTGAAGGTCAGCAACATTACGGATGTGACGCCTATTCCCCACAATGGTTGTCGGCCTCCCAAGAAGCGCAGGGTGTAA
- a CDS encoding alanine--glyoxylate aminotransferase family protein, which produces MGPGPSDVSPRVLQALSRPIIGHLDPAFVGMMDEVKGLLQYAFQTSNELTLPVSAPGSAGMETVFVNLLEPGDKVVVCQNGVFGGRMKENVERCGAEAVLVSDEWGQPVDVDKVKSALASNPDAKALAFVHAETSTGARSDVQALTGLAREHDCLSIVDSVTGLAGIELRVDEWGIDAIYSGSQKCLSCVPGLSPVSFSERAAQVIRNRGQRVQSWFLDLNLVMAYWGSGEKRSYHHTAPVNSLYALHESLVMLKEEGLEQSWARHRKNHLAFAAGVEAMGLSFVVDENYRLPQLNTVTVPATIDEAAVRARLLADYGLEIGAGLGSLSGRVWRIGLMGFASNKKNVLLCLSALDEVLASLGAPVERGAAVSAAQDYYRSSN; this is translated from the coding sequence ATGGGGCCAGGTCCCTCCGATGTGAGCCCGCGGGTTTTGCAGGCCCTGTCACGGCCCATTATCGGCCATCTTGATCCGGCGTTCGTTGGTATGATGGATGAGGTCAAGGGCTTGTTGCAATACGCTTTTCAGACCAGTAACGAACTGACTTTACCCGTGTCGGCACCCGGCTCGGCTGGCATGGAAACCGTTTTTGTCAATCTGCTGGAACCCGGGGACAAGGTCGTGGTCTGTCAGAATGGAGTCTTCGGCGGGCGCATGAAAGAGAACGTCGAGCGCTGTGGTGCGGAAGCGGTACTGGTAAGTGATGAATGGGGCCAGCCGGTAGATGTGGACAAAGTTAAGAGCGCCCTGGCCAGTAACCCCGACGCCAAAGCTCTTGCGTTTGTGCATGCGGAAACGTCGACGGGTGCGCGCAGTGATGTGCAGGCCCTGACCGGCCTCGCCAGGGAACACGATTGTCTCAGCATTGTTGACAGTGTAACCGGCCTGGCCGGAATCGAACTGCGAGTCGATGAGTGGGGCATTGATGCTATTTACTCCGGTTCCCAGAAATGCCTGTCCTGTGTACCTGGGCTCTCGCCGGTCAGCTTCAGCGAGCGGGCCGCGCAGGTCATCAGGAATCGCGGTCAGCGGGTTCAGAGCTGGTTTCTTGACCTTAATCTGGTTATGGCCTACTGGGGGAGTGGAGAGAAGCGCAGTTATCACCACACGGCCCCTGTCAATTCCTTGTATGCCCTGCATGAGTCACTGGTGATGCTTAAAGAAGAGGGGCTCGAGCAGTCCTGGGCGCGGCACCGTAAAAATCACCTGGCATTTGCCGCGGGTGTCGAGGCCATGGGGCTTTCATTCGTAGTCGATGAAAACTACCGATTACCCCAGCTGAATACCGTTACTGTACCGGCAACTATAGACGAGGCCGCGGTAAGGGCCAGGTTGCTGGCTGACTACGGACTGGAAATTGGAGCTGGCCTGGGCAGCCTGTCCGGCAGGGTTTGGCGCATAGGTCTGATGGGCTTTGCCTCAAACAAAAAGAATGTACTGCTCTGCCTGTCTGCGCTTGACGAAGTATTGGCGAGTCTTGGCGCTCCTGTTGAGCGAGGCGCTGCAGTGAGCGCCGCACAGGACTACTACCGCAGTTCTAATTAA
- the secY gene encoding preprotein translocase subunit SecY — MANKPNINPENIGAGLGELKSRLLFLLIAIFIYRIGTHIPVPGIDPIQLSLFFDRNENTFAGMINMFGGGALERMSILALGIMPYISASIIMQLLTAVSPQLDQLKKEGESGRRKITQYTRYGALGLALVQGAGMTVGVLAPMAYAPGVAFNVTAIISLVTGAMFMMWLGEQITERGIGNGISMLIFAGIVAGFPTAIGTSLTQAYEGQISGILLLLVGVIAVGVIACIVYVERAQRRITVNYAKRQQGRRMYQAQTSHLPLKINMAGVIPAIFASSILLFPASLGQWFGQSSQGFEWMQDLALMIGPGQPLYIIIFSAMIIFFCFFYTALVFNPRDVADNLKRSGAFIPGIRPGEQTAKYIDGVITRLTMFGAIYITLVCLLPNFMQMLANVPFNLGGTALLIVVVVTMDFWSQVQSHLMSHQYDSLMKKSKLSNYGRSGF; from the coding sequence ATGGCTAACAAACCGAACATTAATCCGGAAAACATCGGAGCCGGTCTGGGGGAATTAAAATCCAGACTGCTGTTCCTGTTGATTGCCATTTTTATATACCGCATAGGTACCCACATACCAGTACCCGGTATCGATCCTATTCAACTGTCACTGTTTTTCGATCGCAATGAAAATACCTTTGCCGGCATGATTAACATGTTCGGCGGCGGAGCCCTGGAACGCATGAGTATTCTGGCGCTCGGTATCATGCCTTACATTTCAGCCTCGATCATCATGCAACTGCTGACCGCGGTGAGTCCGCAGCTGGATCAGCTAAAGAAAGAAGGTGAATCCGGTCGCCGTAAGATCACTCAGTACACCCGTTATGGTGCATTGGGTCTGGCACTGGTACAGGGTGCCGGAATGACTGTAGGCGTCCTGGCTCCAATGGCTTATGCGCCGGGTGTTGCTTTTAATGTCACAGCGATTATCTCGCTCGTTACCGGCGCCATGTTCATGATGTGGTTGGGAGAGCAGATTACCGAGCGAGGCATAGGGAACGGGATTTCCATGCTGATCTTCGCCGGGATTGTTGCCGGGTTCCCGACTGCGATCGGTACTTCCCTGACCCAGGCTTACGAAGGGCAGATCAGCGGTATCCTGTTGCTGCTGGTAGGAGTTATTGCGGTCGGTGTGATCGCCTGTATCGTCTATGTGGAGCGGGCCCAGCGGCGTATTACCGTAAACTACGCCAAGCGCCAGCAGGGGCGAAGAATGTACCAGGCTCAAACCAGCCACCTGCCGCTTAAAATTAACATGGCCGGTGTAATTCCTGCGATTTTTGCCAGCAGCATTCTGCTGTTCCCGGCCTCGTTGGGACAGTGGTTCGGGCAGTCTTCCCAGGGCTTCGAGTGGATGCAGGATCTGGCCTTGATGATCGGTCCAGGGCAGCCTCTCTACATCATTATTTTCAGCGCTATGATCATCTTCTTCTGCTTCTTTTATACGGCGCTGGTTTTCAACCCAAGGGACGTGGCGGACAATCTCAAGCGTTCAGGCGCTTTTATTCCCGGCATCCGACCCGGTGAGCAGACCGCCAAGTATATTGATGGCGTGATTACCCGATTGACAATGTTTGGTGCTATTTACATAACTCTGGTTTGTCTGCTGCCTAATTTTATGCAGATGCTGGCCAACGTACCCTTTAATCTGGGTGGTACAGCATTGCTGATCGTGGTGGTGGTGACCATGGATTTCTGGTCACAGGTGCAATCGCATCTTATGTCCCATCAGTACGACTCGCTGATGAAGAAATCCAAATTAAGCAACTACGGGCGAAGCGGATTCTAG
- the rpsE gene encoding 30S ribosomal protein S5 yields MAFKDEPGKNEEGLQEKLIQVNRVAKVVKGGRIFGFTALTAVGDGNGRVGFGRGKAREVPLAIQKAMESARRNMITVSLDGHTLQYPVRARHGASKVYMQPASEGTGVIAGGAMRAILELAGVQNVLAKCYGSTNPVNVVRATFEGLKNMRAPEEIAAKRGKTVEEILD; encoded by the coding sequence ATGGCATTTAAAGACGAGCCGGGTAAGAACGAAGAGGGTCTGCAGGAAAAGCTGATCCAGGTAAACCGTGTTGCCAAAGTGGTCAAAGGGGGTCGTATATTCGGCTTTACCGCACTGACCGCTGTAGGTGACGGGAACGGGCGCGTGGGTTTCGGTCGGGGTAAAGCCCGCGAAGTCCCTCTGGCGATTCAGAAGGCGATGGAATCGGCACGCCGTAACATGATCACGGTTTCTCTGGATGGCCACACGCTACAGTATCCGGTCCGGGCCCGTCACGGTGCCTCTAAGGTCTACATGCAGCCTGCGTCCGAAGGTACCGGCGTAATTGCCGGAGGTGCCATGCGCGCCATCCTGGAACTGGCTGGTGTGCAGAACGTACTGGCGAAGTGCTACGGCTCCACAAACCCGGTAAACGTTGTTCGTGCGACTTTCGAAGGTCTCAAGAACATGCGTGCACCCGAGGAAATCGCTGCCAAGCGCGGTAAAACTGTTGAAGAGATTCTGGACTAG
- the rplO gene encoding 50S ribosomal protein L15 — MRLNSLSPAPGSTKARKRVGRGIGSGSGKTAGSGHKGQKSRSGASVSPAFEGGQMPLHMRLPKFGFSSRVGRKTAQVRTSELNKVDADVINIEALQKANLITANITRVKVMLSGDVTKAVNLQGIGVTKGARAAIEAAGGKVE; from the coding sequence ATGCGATTGAATTCATTGAGCCCGGCTCCGGGAAGCACCAAAGCGCGCAAACGCGTTGGCCGCGGTATTGGTAGCGGCTCGGGTAAAACCGCTGGCTCCGGTCATAAGGGGCAGAAGTCGCGCAGTGGTGCATCTGTGAGCCCGGCGTTCGAAGGCGGCCAGATGCCTCTTCACATGCGTCTGCCAAAATTCGGATTCAGTTCCCGGGTAGGCCGCAAAACGGCGCAGGTACGTACCAGCGAACTGAACAAAGTGGACGCTGATGTGATAAACATCGAGGCTTTGCAAAAGGCCAATCTGATCACAGCGAACATTACGCGGGTGAAAGTCATGCTTTCCGGCGACGTCACCAAGGCAGTCAACCTGCAGGGTATCGGTGTGACTAAAGGTGCCCGTGCTGCGATCGAGGCAGCCGGTGGTAAAGTCGAGTAA
- the rpmJ gene encoding 50S ribosomal protein L36, whose amino-acid sequence MKVRASVKKICRNCKVIKRNGTVRVICTEPRHKQRQG is encoded by the coding sequence GTGAAAGTGAGAGCTTCAGTTAAGAAAATTTGCCGGAACTGTAAAGTCATTAAGCGTAATGGCACAGTACGGGTGATTTGCACGGAGCCCAGGCACAAACAGCGCCAGGGTTAA
- a CDS encoding DMT family transporter, with the protein MATVQFTVLKSSAVLELQLLAALWGGSFLLLRMLAPAFGPFFLIESRVLAGLMVLLPFLVFSPGLKELLAHWRAIALLSLTNMCLPFCLLAFASLYLGAGTVSILNATVPFFAAATGFFLFGERLGIAAVTGLITGFTGVVLLMAGDVGTIAVSDTLVAFGAGLTAAFFYGYSANVINHRLLGVSGLAITTGSLLCTSIYLLPTLIWFRPESMPESRLWLGVLLLGTVCTGLPYLIFYRLIMRIGAYQTLTVTYLVPVFSLFYGMILLAERVTLVMLFGALMVLLGVAITTGRLRLFSPRSK; encoded by the coding sequence ATGGCAACTGTGCAATTCACTGTTTTAAAATCCAGCGCCGTGCTGGAATTGCAGTTGCTTGCCGCGCTGTGGGGAGGCTCTTTTCTGTTACTTCGCATGCTGGCGCCAGCATTCGGGCCGTTTTTCCTGATAGAGAGTCGTGTCCTGGCCGGCCTGATGGTCCTGTTGCCGTTCCTGGTATTCTCTCCTGGATTGAAGGAGCTGCTGGCTCACTGGCGGGCTATAGCCCTGTTGAGTCTGACCAACATGTGCCTGCCGTTCTGCCTGCTGGCGTTTGCCAGCCTGTATCTTGGTGCCGGCACGGTTTCTATATTAAATGCGACCGTACCCTTTTTTGCAGCGGCAACCGGCTTTTTTCTTTTCGGTGAACGACTGGGTATAGCTGCCGTGACAGGCCTGATAACCGGCTTTACTGGCGTTGTGCTTCTGATGGCTGGGGACGTCGGTACCATCGCCGTGTCGGATACCCTGGTGGCGTTCGGGGCCGGGCTGACGGCAGCGTTCTTTTACGGTTATTCCGCTAATGTCATCAATCATCGACTGTTGGGAGTTAGCGGTCTGGCCATAACCACAGGATCCCTTTTGTGCACTTCAATCTATCTGCTGCCGACACTGATCTGGTTTCGACCTGAATCAATGCCAGAAAGCCGCCTCTGGTTAGGGGTCCTGCTTCTGGGCACGGTCTGCACCGGTTTGCCTTACCTGATTTTCTACCGCCTGATCATGCGCATAGGCGCCTACCAGACCCTGACGGTTACCTACCTGGTTCCCGTGTTCAGTCTTTTCTACGGCATGATTCTTCTGGCCGAGCGGGTCACCCTGGTGATGCTGTTTGGCGCATTGATGGTTTTGCTGGGGGTTGCCATTACAACAGGCCGACTCCGACTCTTCTCTCCTCGCTCAAAATAA
- the rpsM gene encoding 30S ribosomal protein S13, which yields MARIAGVNIPDNKHIVISLRYVYGVGPTTAKSICEKTGIAPSTKTSELSPEELDAVRAEVSTLTVEGDLRREVSMNIKRLMDLGCNRGIRHRRSLPVRGQRTKTNARTRKGPRKPIRK from the coding sequence ATGGCACGTATTGCCGGTGTCAACATACCAGATAACAAGCATATCGTGATTTCCCTGCGCTATGTGTACGGCGTTGGTCCGACTACTGCGAAGTCTATTTGTGAGAAGACCGGCATAGCGCCGTCCACCAAGACCAGCGAGTTGTCTCCAGAGGAACTGGACGCGGTGCGTGCAGAAGTGTCGACTTTGACCGTTGAAGGCGATCTGCGTCGTGAAGTTTCCATGAATATCAAGCGCTTGATGGACCTGGGCTGCAATCGTGGTATTCGGCACCGACGTTCGTTGCCGGTTCGTGGACAGCGCACCAAGACTAATGCGAGAACCCGCAAAGGTCCGCGCAAACCTATCAGAAAATAA
- the rpoA gene encoding DNA-directed RNA polymerase subunit alpha: MQISLSDFLTPQVIQVEEYDKCHSKVVLEPLERGFGHTLGNALRRILLSSMPGCAVEEVEIDGVVHEYSTIEGVREDVIEILLNLKGLAVILNSGEEAILNLSKKGPGVVTAADIQTDHDVDIINPEHVIANLNKNGELTMRITVRKGRGYAPADSRVSDDDETRAVGKLFLDSSYTPVTRVSYSVENARVEQRTDLDKLIIELKTNGTIEPEEAIRRAATILQHQLAVFVDLQSELISEPEEHEDEIDPILLRPVDDLELTVRSANCLKAEDIYYIGDLIQRTEVELLKTPNLGKKSLTEIKDVLATRGLSLGLRLENWPPASLKSDDRAA; the protein is encoded by the coding sequence ATGCAAATTTCATTGTCGGATTTTTTAACCCCACAAGTGATACAGGTCGAAGAGTACGACAAGTGTCACTCTAAAGTTGTCCTGGAGCCTCTGGAGCGGGGTTTCGGTCACACACTGGGTAACGCCCTGCGCCGTATTTTGCTGTCTTCCATGCCGGGTTGCGCTGTAGAAGAAGTAGAGATTGATGGTGTAGTGCATGAATACAGCACCATCGAGGGTGTCCGCGAGGACGTCATTGAAATTCTGCTCAACCTGAAAGGTCTCGCCGTTATTCTGAACAGTGGCGAAGAAGCCATTCTTAATCTGTCCAAGAAGGGCCCTGGTGTAGTTACTGCGGCGGATATTCAGACCGATCACGATGTGGATATCATCAACCCTGAGCATGTCATAGCGAACCTGAATAAGAATGGTGAACTGACCATGCGCATCACGGTTCGCAAGGGCAGGGGCTATGCGCCAGCCGACAGTCGGGTCAGTGATGACGATGAGACCCGGGCGGTAGGCAAGTTGTTTCTGGATTCGTCTTACACGCCGGTTACCCGTGTCTCCTACTCTGTGGAGAACGCACGGGTGGAACAGCGTACCGACCTGGACAAGCTGATCATCGAACTGAAAACCAACGGCACCATCGAACCGGAAGAAGCAATTCGTCGCGCTGCTACTATTCTGCAGCACCAGCTGGCTGTCTTCGTTGATCTGCAGAGTGAACTCATTTCTGAACCAGAGGAGCATGAAGACGAGATCGATCCGATTCTGCTGCGGCCGGTTGATGATCTGGAGTTGACTGTCAGGTCAGCAAATTGCCTGAAGGCAGAAGATATCTATTACATTGGTGACCTTATTCAACGCACAGAGGTAGAGCTGTTAAAGACTCCAAACCTGGGCAAGAAGTCACTCACCGAAATAAAGGACGTATTGGCTACCAGAGGATTGTCCCTGGGGCTGCGTCTCGAGAACTGGCCACCGGCGAGCCTGAAGTCTGACGATCGAGCGGCTTGA
- the rpsD gene encoding 30S ribosomal protein S4, whose amino-acid sequence MARYLGPKCKLSRREGTDLFLKSGVRPIDSKCKTDTIPGQHGQRRGRLSDYGVQLREKQKVRRTYGVLEKQFRGYYKEAARLKGATGENLLQLLESRLDNVVYRMGFGSTRAESRQLVAHKAILVNGEVVNIPSYQIAEGDVVSIRGKAKEQLRIKSALDLAAQRGPVEWMSVDHSKLEGQFVRKPDRADLPAEINENLIVELYSK is encoded by the coding sequence ATGGCCCGCTATTTAGGCCCGAAATGCAAACTGTCCCGGCGCGAAGGCACCGATCTTTTTCTCAAGAGCGGCGTGCGGCCCATCGACAGCAAGTGCAAGACTGACACCATCCCCGGTCAGCACGGCCAGCGCCGTGGCCGACTGTCCGACTACGGTGTACAGTTGCGTGAAAAGCAAAAAGTACGTCGAACCTACGGAGTACTGGAAAAGCAGTTCCGTGGTTATTACAAGGAAGCTGCGCGGCTGAAGGGAGCCACCGGCGAAAACCTCCTGCAATTGCTGGAAAGTCGACTCGACAACGTGGTCTATCGCATGGGTTTCGGTTCCACGCGTGCTGAATCGCGGCAGCTGGTTGCCCATAAAGCGATCCTGGTGAACGGTGAGGTGGTGAACATCCCGTCCTATCAGATCGCAGAGGGTGACGTTGTTTCGATTCGTGGCAAAGCTAAGGAACAGCTGCGCATTAAGTCAGCCCTGGATCTGGCCGCTCAGCGTGGCCCGGTCGAGTGGATGTCAGTGGATCACTCAAAACTGGAAGGACAGTTTGTTCGCAAACCTGATCGCGCAGATTTGCCTGCAGAGATCAATGAGAACCTGATCGTCGAGCTCTACTCCAAGTAG
- the rplQ gene encoding 50S ribosomal protein L17 codes for MRHRHSGRQLNRNSPHRKAMFRNMTISLVEHEVIKTTLAKAKELRMVAEPLITLAKRDSVANRRIAFNRVRDKAAVGKLFTELGPRYVERPGGYIRILKCGLRPGDKAPMAFVELVDRPLDGQDGSADEE; via the coding sequence ATGCGTCATCGACATAGTGGGCGTCAATTAAATCGTAACAGCCCGCATAGAAAAGCAATGTTTCGCAACATGACCATCTCCCTGGTCGAGCACGAAGTCATCAAGACTACGCTTGCCAAGGCGAAGGAACTGCGAATGGTGGCTGAGCCATTGATTACCCTTGCCAAGCGTGACAGCGTGGCGAATCGCAGGATAGCCTTCAATCGCGTGCGGGACAAGGCGGCGGTAGGCAAGCTGTTTACCGAGCTGGGTCCACGCTATGTGGAGCGCCCTGGTGGTTACATTCGCATCCTTAAGTGTGGCCTGCGACCAGGAGACAAGGCTCCGATGGCGTTTGTCGAACTGGTAGACCGCCCTCTGGATGGTCAGGATGGTTCGGCCGACGAAGAGTAG